The Penaeus vannamei isolate JL-2024 chromosome 15, ASM4276789v1, whole genome shotgun sequence genomic interval AATTGAGTTTCCAACTGTGGTTAATGTTTGACTTGGTGTGGTTGAGTTTCCAGTTGTGGTTAATTTTGGACTGGGTGTGGTTGAGTTTCCAACTGTGGTTAATTCTGGACTGGGTGTGGTTGAGTTTCCAACTGTGGTTAATGTTGGACTGGGTGTGGTTGAGTTTCCAACTGTGGTTAATGTTGGACTGGGTGTGGTTGAGTTTCCAACTGTGGTTAATGTTGGACTGGGTGTGGTTGAGTTTCTAACTGTGGTTAATGTTGGACTGGGTGTGGTTGAGTTTCCAACTGTGGTTAATGTTGGACTGGGTGTAGTTGAGTTTCCAACTGTGGTTAATGTTGGACTCAGTGTGGTAGGGTTTCCAGTTGTGGTTAATTTTGGACTGGGTGTGGTTGAGTTTCCAACTGTGGTTAATGTGGGACTCAGTGTGGTAGAGTTTCCAGTTGTGGTTAATTTTGGACTGGGTGTGGTTGAGTTTCCAACTGTGGTTAATGTTGGACTGGGTGTAGTTGAGTTTCCAACTGTGGTTAATGTTTGACTCAGTGTGGTTGAGTTTTCAACTGTGGTTAATGTTTGAATTGGTGTGGTTGAGTTTCCAGTTGTGGTTAATGCTGGACTGGGTGTGGTTGAGTTTCCAACTGTGGTTAATGCTGAACTTGGTGTGGTTGAGTTGGCAATGGTGGTCGACGATCTACTTGACCTCTCTGTTGGCAAAGATGGGTCATATTATGCatgacacatacagacacagatacccacaatgtttgtgtatatctctctctctctaactttccgtCTATCTATTAAATATAGAAGCttactctccatttttttttctatttccttctcactccccatTCGCATCtcctctcatctatctatatttatgtatatctgtcaatatagctatcaatctatatatgttagcatgtatgtatctttgtgtgtgtgtgtgtggatgtatgtgggtgtatttgtgtatatatatacatgtatgatatatatgataagatataatatctatatctatatacctatgtatatatatgggtgtgcgtttctgtgtgtatgtatatatatgtacacacacagacatatatacatatacatacacgtaagtTGATATTTAAAAATCCGGCAACCTCCAGAATTTACAAATATCGGtaagagcgtacacagcaataacatgaagccaaatgctagcttgtTTCAATAACATTATACATTCATCGACCAGAGTTATCTCTACCACCGAAGGccagtctgctggagatggttaTGGCTCCTCCCttaagatggtgaccatcactgcaGCTGAGCATCAATATGTGTAGCCACTTACACTGaccgtgctgctgccaggtcttctgacctccaagagagcagccacccacACTCTCAGCCGCCCCAGTTCCCTCGAAAGTAGTGGCAACTGATCATGCAGTCGCAAAGAgaacgttccaagcccccatcaTGACGTCCCACCTGAGGTTAAACCTCGGGCTGTCACTCTGGgtagacgccacctctgccacccccgccaacGATGCCCTCATTAAGTGAGGGGTGGCTGGCTGCAGTTCCCGTAATCCACCTGTGGGGTCCCATGGGCTTCGCCCCACAAGCCTCATGCCAGGTTGGCGGCCACTGAGACATATTAGAGACCGCCTGCTGAGACACCAGAGGCCGGAGATCTGAATTCACTCCTGGTTAATCCACAAAtccagtcattgtagagcgccgacgtgagttcgggcgtgggctgcttgcagcttacattgACCTCAATAAAGCATTCGTGTAGAACTCTGGGAGattctgagattgagaggaattccaattagaattattggactaatagcaagcctgtatctggtactgaaagtgttgtaaagtgtcgagcttctttcctgttgattcag includes:
- the LOC138864084 gene encoding mucin-2-like, yielding MSQWPPTWHEACGAKPMGPHRWITGTAASHPSLNEGIVGGGGRVATTFEGTGAAESVGGCSLGGQKTWQQHGQCKWLHILMLSCSDGHHLKGGAITISSRLAFGGRDNSERSSRSSTTIANSTTPSSALTTVGNSTTPSPALTTTGNSTTPIQTLTTVENSTTLSQTLTTVGNSTTPSPTLTTVGNSTTPSPKLTTTGNSTTLSPTLTTVGNSTTPSPKLTTTGNPTTLSPTLTTVGNSTTPSPTLTTVGNSTTPSPTLTTVRNSTTPSPTLTTVGNSTTPSPTLTTVGNSTTPSPTLTTVGNSTTPSPELTTVGNSTTPSPKLTTTGNSTTPSQTLTTVGNSITPSPTLTTVGNSTTPNPKLTTTGNSTTPSPKLTTIGNSTTPNPKLTTTGNSTTLSPALTTIGNSTTPSPILTTTGNSTTLSPTLTTVGNSTTPSPKLTTTGNSTTLSPTLATVGNSTTPSPELTTTGNSTTPSPTLTTVGNSTTPSQKLTTTGNSTTLSPALTTIGNSTTPSPILTTTGNSTTLSPTLTTVGNSTTPSPELTTVGNSTTPSPTLTTVGNSTTPSPKLTTTGNSTTPSPKLTTTGNSTTLSPTLTTVGNPTTPSPKLTTTGNSTTPSPTLTTVGNSTTPSPTADRKCVVEFVLT